A window from Cerasicoccus sp. TK19100 encodes these proteins:
- a CDS encoding DUF3127 domain-containing protein, with product MYELTGKVKLVMEEQTFGSGFNKREFVVTTAEEKYPQDIKFETVKDKTSLLDGVSEGDEVTVSFDVRGREWKGNYYVNLNAWKIVAGSGSKGGSDEPPLDYYDNNAESEEEEDVPF from the coding sequence ATGTATGAATTAACAGGAAAAGTGAAGCTCGTGATGGAAGAGCAAACCTTCGGCAGTGGCTTCAACAAGCGCGAATTCGTCGTGACCACTGCAGAGGAAAAATACCCGCAAGACATCAAGTTCGAGACCGTGAAGGACAAAACCTCGCTACTCGATGGCGTTTCCGAGGGTGACGAAGTGACCGTCAGCTTCGATGTGCGTGGCCGTGAGTGGAAGGGCAACTACTACGTGAACCTAAACGCATGGAAAATCGTTGCGGGCTCTGGCAGTAAGGGAGGCAGCGATGAGCCGCCCCTGGACTACTACGACAACAACGCCGAATCCGAAGAGGAAGAAGACGTCCCGTTCTAA
- the rpmG gene encoding 50S ribosomal protein L33, whose translation MARDTVILECTEARKENKPVSRYMTTRNKKLQTERVEKKKYNPHLRRHTVHREIKN comes from the coding sequence ATGGCACGAGATACCGTAATTTTAGAATGCACCGAAGCGCGCAAGGAAAACAAGCCTGTGTCGCGTTACATGACTACGCGCAATAAGAAGCTCCAAACCGAGCGCGTCGAAAAGAAGAAGTACAATCCGCATCTTCGCCGCCACACGGTGCACCGCGAAATCAAGAACTAA
- a CDS encoding Mrp/NBP35 family ATP-binding protein, protein MDTTQIEEALKGVKYPGFSRDIVSFGLVKNIEFANGTAKVGLALTTADPRVPTQVKSDVENTLSRLDGVTEVEVSVAVSKPNTPPPAAGGKQVTGPAQQALPGVKHIIAVASGKGGVGKSTFSVNLACALDKVLTENGRKRRVGLMDCDIYGPSAPLMMGVSQQPEIRGEMLIPVENFNVRVMSMGLLIDEETPVVWRGPMIMKTIQQFAANVEWGELDFLVVDLPPGTGDAQLSLVQTLPLRGAIVVTTPQAAAVNVARRGAMMFGKVNVPIIGVAENMSYLEAADGSRQYIFGQGGGKRTAEALETVFLGEVPLEPLLREGSDQGIPIVVSDPQVVASKVFLEIAERLRREFPV, encoded by the coding sequence ATGGATACCACCCAAATTGAAGAAGCCTTGAAGGGCGTAAAATACCCCGGTTTCAGCCGGGATATCGTCTCCTTCGGGTTGGTTAAAAACATCGAATTTGCCAATGGTACGGCCAAGGTCGGCCTGGCGCTGACGACTGCCGATCCACGCGTGCCGACGCAGGTCAAGAGCGACGTGGAAAATACCTTGTCGCGTCTGGATGGCGTGACAGAGGTCGAGGTGAGCGTGGCCGTAAGCAAGCCGAACACACCGCCCCCAGCCGCAGGTGGCAAGCAAGTGACCGGTCCGGCCCAGCAAGCGCTCCCGGGCGTGAAGCACATTATCGCTGTGGCCAGTGGCAAGGGGGGTGTTGGCAAGAGCACATTTTCGGTCAATCTGGCCTGCGCGCTGGACAAGGTCCTCACGGAGAATGGCCGCAAGCGCCGAGTCGGCCTGATGGACTGCGACATTTACGGCCCGTCGGCACCGCTGATGATGGGCGTGAGCCAGCAGCCGGAAATTCGCGGCGAGATGCTGATTCCGGTGGAGAATTTTAACGTCCGCGTGATGTCGATGGGCCTCCTGATCGACGAGGAAACGCCGGTCGTTTGGCGCGGCCCCATGATTATGAAGACCATCCAGCAGTTCGCGGCCAACGTCGAATGGGGCGAGCTGGATTTTCTGGTGGTCGACTTGCCACCCGGCACGGGTGACGCCCAGCTCTCCCTGGTGCAGACTCTGCCGCTGCGCGGAGCCATCGTGGTGACCACCCCGCAGGCTGCCGCGGTGAACGTTGCCCGCCGTGGAGCCATGATGTTTGGCAAGGTGAACGTGCCTATTATCGGTGTGGCTGAGAATATGAGCTACCTCGAGGCGGCGGACGGCTCCCGCCAGTATATTTTCGGCCAGGGGGGTGGCAAACGGACTGCCGAGGCCCTGGAGACCGTATTTCTGGGGGAGGTCCCTCTGGAGCCTTTACTCCGGGAGGGGTCCGATCAGGGAATCCCAATCGTGGTGAGTGACCCGCAAGTCGTTGCCAGCAAGGTGTTTTTGGAGATCGCTGAACGGCTCAGACGTGAGTTTCCTGTTTGA